CTTGCTGTCAAAAAAGAAATCCTTCAGCGTCACCGTGCCGTCTGCCTGAAAGGCATCATAATCCTCCTGCTCAATCATTGACAGGCTGCCTTTCAGTTTGAGATCGGAATTGATGGTTCCCCTGAGATCGGAATCTTCCATGGGTACTACATCGGCCAGATTGTCCAGAACAATTTTTCCATCCATCTTTCCGTCAATGGTAGGATCGCTTATTGGTGTACGCAGGTTGAAGGAAGCATCAAACGGACTACCGGCCAGTTCGATATGAAAATCCTCCAACTGCACCTTCGTGTTGTCTGGCTTTTTGCCATCAAAAAAGGTTTGCATTGAGATGGCAATGTTTTCCGCTTTTTTGGGCAGGTCGGGGTAGCTGAACATGGCATTTTCCACCTGAAGGTTCATATCCAGGGAAGGGAGAACCGTATCCTGATAATATCCTGAAACTTTGCCATTAAGTGAAAGCGCTCCTGTCGTCTCCAGGTCCTGAAAATCGCGCATGTAAATGGCCGGCACCAGAGATAGGAGGCTTTTAAAATCGGCTTTATTCGTGCCAAAAGTAATATCTGTGTTAATACGGCCGTTTTCAAGCATTTCAACCAAGCCGTCGAATTCCAGGGAGACTCCGTTCAATAAAAAACGGTTTTCACGGATGTGATATCTACCCCCGGCAATATTGGCTCCTATTCCCGATTCAAACCTGACGCTGGCTTTATTCAGATAACGGATGCCTCCCATCCTGAAATCCAGCGGGTCTAAGTTCAATACAAGATCCATTTCGGAAGAATCGGCGCCGAGATCTCCCTGAAGTTCAAAATCCAGGTTTTTCATGGAAGCCAGCATATCGGCCGTATTATCCTCAAAAACAACCTCGCCCTTTTCGATACGGAAAGTTTTCAGATTGACCCGGTAATCTGTGGGAGGTGCAGCAGAGTCGGCAGGTTCTTCCTCCACTTCTTCTGAGGGTTTCATTATATCCCAGTTGACAGCACTGTCCGCTGCCACTTTTGCATGTACCCTTGGTTTTATGAGGTATATGCCTTTCACGGCAATGTTCTTTCCGAACATACTGAACAGTTCCACTTCTGCATCAAAAGAATCAAAACGTACCAGCGTATCCTTTTCAAACTGACCTGTACCGGTTATAGTCAAATTGTTCATTCCTACATTCAGGTTGGGAAAGCGTTTGAACATGGAAAGCCTGACATCTTCAAATTCAACCCGGGCATTCACATTTTCATTAATGAGGGATTTCATTTGTTTCATTATATCGTCCTTAAAGACGTAAGGAATCACTATCATCAGAACGATCAGGGCAAAAATGATTATGGACAGGATCTTCAGCAATTTTTTCATAATTAATGTATTTAACAGTGGCTACTTCTTCAAAATTAACAATAATGGTTCATAATTTTTACGGAAAGAAAAAAAATTTGTTTAAAATAATTGGAGCTTGTCCATAAATTCAGATGCTGGTTAGAGCGTCTCGTCCAGAATGTTTGCTGGCCAGACTTGCGGGATTTGAATGGCAAATGTAGAGACGTACGGCCGTCCGTCTCTACCAGATATATTTGACTGGCATGAAAAACGAGCGTAATGCAGCCAGCGAACATTATAGACAGCCTCTAATTAATACCTGATAAAGGAACTTAATGACTAACCTATATACGATTTTAACCTGTCGGTACTGCTGGTTTGCCTAAGCTTCTCCAGCGCCTGGTTTTTTAATTGCCTTGTTCTTTCGGAAGAAAGATTGAACTGTTTCCCAATTTCTCCCAGAGGTAAGGAAGGTTTATTCCCAATACCATAATACAATTTGATAATGGTTGCTTCCTGTGTGGTCAGGGAGGAAAGAGCCCTTTCAACTTCCCGGGTAAGGGCCTCTTTCATGAGGTGTTCATCTGGAGCAGCATTGTCTTCACTTTTTATAATATCATACAGGCTGTCTTCTTCCTCGCCATCCAACGGGGCATCCATTGAGAGGTGCTTATAGGAAAGCTGCCGGGCTTCATCAATTTTTTCAGCGGACCATCCTAAAACCCGGGATAATTCTTTTGGTGAAGGTTCTCTTTGATGCTTCTGCTCCAGTTCAGAAAAAGCCTTGTTCACTTTGGAAATGACCCCGATTTTATTGACAGGCAGTCTGACAATTCTTGCATTTTCAGCCAAAGCTTGCAAAATAGATTGTCTGATCCACCATACAGCATAGGTTATAAATTTGAATCCCTTGGTCTCGTCAAATCTTCTCACTGCTTTAATTAAGCCGAGATTGCCTTCATTGATCAAATCAGCCAGGCTCAGACCCTGATACTGGTATTGCTTTGCCACAGAAATAACAAACCGGAGGTTGCATCTGATCAGCTTTTCAAAGGCTTCTTTGTCATTTTGTCTCAACCTCCTTACCAGTTCCACTTCCTCTTCCGGCGATAACAAAGCTTCCCGGTTTATTTCACTAAGATACTTGTCAAAAGACAATTCTTCCCGATAGGTAATTCGCTGAGTGATAGGGATGTCTTTCATAAAACCACATTAAACATTGGACCAGTAATTTTTAATAAATATATAAATTTTTAAAAATCTATACCAATAATGTGATTTCTTTTTATCGTTTTGTTGTCCTGAGTCGTAATGTTTTTTTTTATGTTATCAAGAGCTCGGTAGACGGGAGATTGTATAAAGGATTAACCAGCGATCTCCAAAAACGCATAAATGAACATAACAGAGGTAAAACCAAAACTACTAAGGCTTTTAAGCCTTGGGAACTTGTATATTACAAAGAATTTTCTACAAGAGATGAAGCCAGGCAAAGGGAAAAATATTTAAAGACAGGTGCTGGCAGAAGGTTTCTCAAATCCCTGGATCTTTAGATATTGACAGATTTGTTTTAAACATTAATGAGGTTCTCTACCCTGTAGCCCTATAGAAACATCAAAAATTTTATTATATTTGCATTCGCAAAGGAAGATGGACCTGTAGCTCAACTGGACAGAGCGTCTGACTACGGATCAGAAGGTTGGGGGTTCGACTCCTCCCAGGTTCACAGCCCCGCCAGCAAAGGCGGGGTTTTTATTTGGACTTTCCTGTCTTATTTTATTGAATGGATCCTACAAGGCAGCAAAATCAATGACTACGGATCAGAAGGTTGGGGGTTCCCCGCCTGCCCGATGGTCAGTCGGGCAGGGAGTCCTCCCAGGTTCACTTGGCCGGTTTTTCACAGACCGGCTTTTTTATATCAGCATTTTTCTGTCTTTTCTTATAAATGCTTATCATCTTAGGGAAGCTTATAACAATTTAAAAACTTTTCTATCTCTTTCTTAGCCTTAGCCTCAATCTCTTTCAGCAATATAACAATATAACAATGTAACAATGTAACAATGTAACAACTTATCATTCTCTTTCTCTTCCTTAGCCTTAGCCTTAGCCTCAGTCTCGCCTCAGCCTC
This genomic stretch from Bacteroidales bacterium harbors:
- a CDS encoding sigma-70 family RNA polymerase sigma factor → MKDIPITQRITYREELSFDKYLSEINREALLSPEEEVELVRRLRQNDKEAFEKLIRCNLRFVISVAKQYQYQGLSLADLINEGNLGLIKAVRRFDETKGFKFITYAVWWIRQSILQALAENARIVRLPVNKIGVISKVNKAFSELEQKHQREPSPKELSRVLGWSAEKIDEARQLSYKHLSMDAPLDGEEEDSLYDIIKSEDNAAPDEHLMKEALTREVERALSSLTTQEATIIKLYYGIGNKPSLPLGEIGKQFNLSSERTRQLKNQALEKLRQTSSTDRLKSYIG
- a CDS encoding GIY-YIG nuclease family protein, which translates into the protein MKSSVDGRLYKGLTSDLQKRINEHNRGKTKTTKAFKPWELVYYKEFSTRDEARQREKYLKTGAGRRFLKSLDL